The window ccaccaattgtgcaagttctcccatttaaaaagatgagagaggcctgtaatattcatcataggtacacttcaactatgagagacagaatgggggaaacaatccaggaaatcacattgtaggatttttaatgaattcattgtaaattcctcggtaaaataagtattgggtcacctacaaacaagcaagatgtctggctctcacagacctgtaagcttcttctttaagaggctcctctgtcctccactcgttacctgtattaatggcacctttttgaactcattatcagtataaaagacacctgtccacaacctcaaacagtcatactccaaactccactatggccaagaccaaagagctgtcaaaggagaccagagacaaaatggtagacctgcaccaggctgggaaaactgaatctgcaataggtaagcagcttggtgtgaagaaatcaactgtgggagcaattattagaaaatggaagacatacaagaccactgctaatctccctcgatctggggctccacgcaagatctcaccccgtggggtcaaaatgatcacaagaacggtgagcaaaaatgccagaaccacacggggggacctagtgaatgacctgcagagagctgggaccaaagtaacagaggctaccatcagtaacacactacgccgccagggacttaaatcctgcagttccagacgtgtccccctgcttaagccagtacatgtccaggcccgtctgaagtttgctagagggcatttggatgatccagaagaggattgggagaatgtcatatggtcagatgaaaccaaaatagaacttttgttattgaccaaatacttattttaccgaggagtttataatgaattcattaaaatcctacaatgtgatttcctggattgtttcccccattctgtctctcatagttgaagtgtacctatgataaaattacaggcctctctcatctttttaaatgggagaacttgcacaattggtggctgactaaatacttttttgccccactgtatactgCCAAAGCTACTGTGAGAGGGACTTCCTAGAAGGCCTCAGTGTGTGACCACAGTGATTCTGCCCTCAGCTGCCGGAGATCCACACCAGCAGCTGTGATAACATCAGCCAGTTCTCCGTGGACAGCATCACCAGCCTGGAGAGCAAGGAGCCGGTGTTCATCGCTGCCGGAGACATACGGTACACCCTCTACTGTCCAcaacccccccctcccactGCTGATATTAATACGCTTCATGTTTGGGTGTCAGGCGGCGTCTGTCGGAGCAGCTGGCTGTGGCCCCCACCACCTTCAAACGGGACCCTGAGGACCCCTCAGCTGTGGCCCTCAAGGAGCCGTGGGAGGAGAAGGTCCGGTAAGTGCAGACAGACTTTTTATCAAATATATCTCTGATGTAGTCCACCTCCCTCCCTGATGTAGTCCACCTCCCTCCCTGATGTAGTCCACCTCCCTCTCTGATGTAGGCCACCTCCCTCCCTGATGTAGCCCAGCTCCCTCCCTGATGTAGTCCAGCTCCCTCTCTGATGTAGTCCACCTCCCTCCCTGATGTTGTCAGGGTGTCCGCGGggtcttaaaaagtctaaaaaagtctaaaattacacattttcaatttaaggcctaaaaaagtctaaaatatagAGATATTTCGCAGTGTAAGTCTAAAATTGCGTTTGAGTAATTTAAGACCTACgtttcaatgcaaaatatcgataaaggattattttttttgtttgttttgtttttacgtcCTTTTCCACgccgttctgtttttttctttttctgttatggTGGCAGTTATGGTCCGTGTAGTTCTACATGACATGTGCTGTTAGTGGAAcgtacaataataaaactacaGATGTGAAACGGAAATGTACTGTCGTCACAGGATGCAGCAGCAAGTATTTTGATTCTCTGTGTGCGAGCAAGGCGGGAATAGTTACGAAGTAGGATAACGTCCGAATGGCaggagaaagttaaaaaaaaggatgggtAAATGTAAATTCAACGACAATTGGCTCTCAATAGGGCAATTTGCAGACTGGCTGAAACGCGTTCCCGCTGATGACAGTGAGGCATACTGCACGTTTTGCAAAAGAACTCTTAAACTCGGGACCCTGGGCATCAAGGCACTGGAGTTTCACACAAAATCCAGCAAACACCAGGAGTCGGCAAATGCAGCACGCAATTCCCATGGAATTGCCCAGTTCTGTTCAGTAGCAAGCAGCACATCGTCAATAAATAATACGGGTAATATTCGTGATCTATTGGGCTCCACTGATACAATGAAGGCAGAAGTTCTGTGGGCGCTTAACACAGTGGCTAAACACCAGTCATGCAGATCCAATGACGGCATCGGAGAGCTTTTCCAAGCGATGTTCCCCGACTCCACAGTTGCCAAAACATTCCAATGCGGGAGAGACAAGACGTCGTACATACTCCGATTTGGAGTGGCAGAGTTCGTCAAAAAAGAGCTTATCTCAAAGGTGACCGGGCCCTTCGTCATTATGTTTGACGAAAGTCTTAACCACGCAACAAAGAGGAAGCAACTGGACCTTCACGTAAGGTACTGGGATGACGGCCAGGTACAGTCCCGGTACGTGGGCTCACAATTTATGGGCCATGCCACAGCAAACGACTTGCTGAAGGAGATCAAAGtaagtgctttttttgtattatttttatccaCTGATTGGTCGTAAAAATGTCACTCTTGATTAAAATTAATAGAAGTACTTTTGGCCAATCGCTGCGTTTCTTACATCTGGAGTAACATCTTGTTACGGGGTAGCCAGCTGTCACACCGGGTTTATCGTAACGCAACATTGCCCCCAGCACCGGTTGttgcataacaacaacatggcCCCAGATGTCGGTTGCTGCGTAACGCAGCATAGTTGATTTGTCATTGTTGGGGATGTATGTTATTCGTCGGTCTCTGCATTACGGCAGGGATCATACAACTTCCGTGTTGCGGTAGTTTTATGATCCCAAACGTAATGCAGAGACTGACTAACGATTTCATCTCCTGTTATGAAAAGGGGCTCCATTTAAAATCGGAAGGTGTGTGGCTGCGCGTCTGATCCGCATATACAGTTGTCTCTGTCACCATGTCCAAACGTTTCTtagtgaaaatattttgatcattgggagatttggtttattcattttctgaagTAGTGCTCTGCAATTgctgtgtgagagaatgaatgAGGACATCTGTGTATTCAATTGCCTTCTCTTAATCATAATTTGTACATGCCTCCTTTTCATTGGCCAACCTTTACATTCTGCTCCCATTACTTATTTGTATGCTAGCTGCACATAActattgcctgtgtgtgtgattttgttgtttaaatatatgctaATTTAATTGACTGGTTGATTTGTTACCTTCCCTTAGGAATGTGCGGGCCACCTGGACCTCAGCAAGCTGATTTCGATCTCAATGGATGGTCCAAATGTAAATTTTAAGTTCTTTGAGCTGTTCCAGGCGGAATATGCTGACCTGTACGCTGGTTCTCAGCTCATATCTGTTGGTAGCTGCGGGTTACACACCGTATACAATGCCTTTAAAACAGGCTTCTCATCGTGGCAGGTGGACAAGATCCTCAGGGCCTTGCACACATTGTTGCATAATGTTCCCGCAAGACGAGAGGACTACGAGAAGACCACCAGGTCTACCCGCTTCCCGTTGACATGGTGTGGGCACCGATGGCTGGAAAACCTGCCTGTCGTGATACGAGCGTTGGATATCTGGTCATCTATGCTGGTGTACACCAATGCTGTGAGGAGAAAGGAGCTTCCAAATCCTGGCACTGGAAGCTTTGCTGTAATCGAAGAAGCCCAGAAAGATCCCCTGACTCTACCTAAGCTGCAGTTTTTCAGGAGCATCGCCCAGCTATTTGATCCGTTTTTAAGGAAGTACCAGACTGAGGAGCCGGTGATGCCTTACCTAGGCAAAGATCTGGCAGAGTTGATCAAGGTAATGCCTTTTCTAATGAGCAGAACATTCTTTAGGAAACTGTCATGAAATGGATGTATGGATTTTATGAttgcattatattgattttGAGAGTTTTGGTGTGGTTATGATGCCagcccacccacccaccccatTACACCGCCAGCTCAAAAGTAAAGCATTATGTAGGcctgtaattaaacaaatacagttgtgaacaaagacacattcacagCAAATCTACAACAGTCAAAATGGTACACAGTATTTTGCAAAGTAATTATGTAATTGAAACGTTTCTTTTGTTATCGTCCAACAGAGTCTGATGCGTCGTTTCGTGAAACgagaggttctgcaggacatcACCACAGCCCAGCTTACCAAACTGGACATAGGTGACAAGAATATCTTGATGCCGGTGCACTGTGTTGATATTGGCTTGGGTGCTGAGGAGGCCCTCAAGGTACTAATAGCTTAAAGTCAAAGATTATCAGGGGAAGCCCATGTGTACAGCATTTTTGCTTATATTCCTTTCGCATTTCTCTGTACAGAACAGCAAAAGTTCAGACCTCAGGATTCTTGAATTTAAAAGGGACTGCATGCAAGGACTCTCAAGCATGGTGAAGAAAGTACAGGAGAAGAGTcctcttaagtacagtaccGTTAGGCAGATGGATTGTCTAGACCCCACAGTGATGAGCAGTGATCCAGACGGCTGCAAGGCAAAGATGAAGGGACTTGTGCAGACATTTCTGCTCAACAGGCAGCTGGCAGGAGGAGTTTGTGCTGGTACTAGGAGTTCTAGAAAGGGCTGAGGAAAATTATGCGTGCCACTTTCAGATAatcttgtatattatatttagcatCTGCATTTAGCAACTGAtcagtatttattgtatgtcaAAATATGATCACAATATATTTGAGTGTAGATCTCTTAAGTTAGGTTACTCCAGCAAATCATTTCCATGCACCcgttttgtgtggtttaaagactGTACCCCCACAGAGCTGTAAGGAAAGCCACAATGGTGATGACTAAATGGAAGCcataagtacatttatttttacatctttttgtcTCAGGGGACACCATTCTCCAACAGTTCgatgctgcgttgtctgtggaGTGCAGGCATGAAGATTTCATCTCCTTCAAGCCAATGCAAAAGAGGCTAGATGTCTTCCTTCATGGCTTCATCGGCAAGGCATACCCAGATCTTTGGGCGTTTTGCAAGACCCTTTTACTGCTTTCTCATGGTCAGGCGTCTGTAGAGAGAGGCTTCTCAGTGAACAAAGAGATCGAGACGGAGAATATGCAAGAAGAAACATTGGTCGCACACAGGCTTGTTTACGACTACGTTGCAATACATGGGGGCGTTACCAAGGTTCCACTTACACTTGACCTAATGAAATCTGTCATGGCTGCCAGGTCACGGTACCGTGTGCATTTGGacgaacagaggaagaagaaggagacagagacacaagggaAGAAAAGGGCACACGCGGAGGAGCAGTTACAAGACCTGAAAGTCAAGAGGGACAGTCTACATAAAGTTACTGAGAGCCTGGGCAAAGAGGCAGATGAGTTGGCAGAGCAAGCAGAGGGCAAGGCTGGGAGCAAAATGgcacatctgatttcaaaatcaaatgctcTGAGGAGGGCTGCCAAAGACAAGCTCTCCCAGCTTAAGGTTCTGGGGGATGAAATTGCCACCAAAAGTGCAGAGcttaaaagcatgtaaataatatgtttgtttcattgacaataaatgtaaattgacggcaatctggctttgttatttctttttttttaatacttcgtGAAGGTCTTAAATTTAACCCATGATGGTctaaaaaaggtctaaaaaagtctaaaattgcACTTGTTAAAACCTGCAGACACCCTGTGTAGTCCAGTTCCCTGATGTAGTCCAGTTCCCTGATGTAGTCCAGCTCCCTGATGTAGTCCACCTCCCTCCCTGATGTAGTCCAGTTCCCTGATGTAGTCCAGTTCCCTGATATAGTCCAGCTCCCTGATGTAGTCCAGCTCCCTGACTGGTGTGTGTGGTCCTGCAGGAGGATCAGGGAGGGCTCTCCGTACGGACACCTCCCCACCTGGAGATTGCTGTCGGTCATTGTGAAGTGTGGAGACGACCTGAGGCAGGAGCTGCTGGCCTAtcaggtgctgcagcagctcaagGTGAGGCAGCCACCGACCAATCACccagccccccctccctcactgtTTATACATAATAACaccttgcccccccccctcagtgtaTCTGGCAGCAGGAGCGGGTCCCCCTCTGGATCCAGCCATATAAGATCTTGGTCCTGTCCTCAGACAGTGGGATGATCGAACCTGTGATGAACGCTGTGTCGCTGCACCAGGTGAGAGACACTGCGCCCCCCCCCATCCACCTGTCCCCCCCTCTCCTGTCTCTAACTCACCTGTCCCCCCCTCTCCGGTCTCTAACTCACCCCTCAGGTGAAGAAGCAGAGCCAGCTCTCTCTGCTGGATTACTTCCTGCAGGAGCACGGGGCCCCCACCACAGAGAAGTACCTGTCGGCTCAGAGGAACTTCGTCCAAAGCTGCGCCGGGTACTCTCTGATCTGCTACCTGCTGCAGGTCAAagacaggtgaggggggggtCTGCTACCTGAGCTGTTGTGGTTTAAGTCTTAGTTTCTGTATTTGTATCTAATGTCATGactgtgtgttgttgtcttgttttgttgtgatgttgttttgttgtgatgttgtgatgttgttttgttgtgatgttgtgatgttgttttgttgtgatgttgttttgttgtgatgttgtgatgttgttttgttgtgatgttgttttgttgtgatgttgtgatgttgttttgttgtaatgttgtgatgttgttttgttgtcatgttgtgatgttgttttgttgtaatgttgttttgttgtgatgttgttttgttgtcatgttgtgatgttgttttgttgtgatgttgttttgttgtgatgttgttttgttgtgatgttgttttgttgtgatgttgttttgttgtgatgttgtgatgttgttttgttgtgatgttgttttgttgtgatgttgttttgttgtgatgttgtgatgttgttttgttgtgatgttgttttgttgtgatgttgttttgttgtgatgttgtgatgttgttttgttgtgatgttgttttgttgtgatgttgtgatgttgttttgttgtaatgttgtgatgttgttttgttgtcatgttgtgatgttgttttgttgtaatgttgttttgttgtgatgttgttttgttgtcatgttgtgatgttgttttgttgtgatgttgttttgttgtgatgttgttttgttgtgatgttgttttgttgtgatgttgtgatgttgttttgttgtcatgttgtgatgttgttttgttgtgatgttgttttgttgcgatgttgttttgttgtgatgttgtgatgttgttttgttgtcattttgtgttgttgttttgttgtcatgttgtgatgttgtaatgttgtgatgttgttttgttgtcatgtgatgttgttttgttgtcatgttgtgatgttgagatgttgttttgttgagatgttgttttgttgtcatgttgtcatgttgttttgttgtcatgttgtcatgttgttttgttgagatgttgttttgttgtcatgttgtcatgttgttttgttgagatgttgttttgttgtcatgttttgttgtcatgttgttttgttgtcatgttgttttgttgtcatgttgttttgttgcgatgttgttttgttgtgatgttgtgatgttgttttgttgtcatgttgtgatgttgttttgttgtgatgttgtgatgttgttttgttgtgatgttgtgatgttgttttgttgtcatgttgtcatgttgtttgttgttttgttgtcatgttgtcatgttgttttgttgtcatgttgttttgttgtcatgttgtgatgttgtcatgttgtgatgttgttttgttgttttgttttgttgttttgttgtgatgttttgttgtgatgttgtcatgttgtgatgttgtcgtgttgtgttgtgttcaggcaCAACGGGAACATCCTGCTGGACGCTGACGGCCACATCATCCACATCGACTTCGGCTTCATCCTCTCCAGCTCTCCGAAGAACCTGGGCTTTGAGACGTCCGCCTTCAAGCTCACCAACGAGTTTGTGGACGTGAGTTCCTGCAGACTGAGAGACCGTGTGGTTCTGCTCTTCTCTGTACAGGAAGTTAACCAGCTGCTTCCTGTCCCTCAGGTGATGGGGGGGCCGGACGGAGACATGTTTAACTACTACAGGATGCTGATGCTGCAGGGGCTCATCGCAGCCCGGAAACACATGGACCGAGTGCTGCAGATAGTGGAGATCATGCAgcagggtaacacacacacacacacacacacacacacacacacacacgcacacacattagtatgttgttgttgttgttgttgttgttgttgttgttgttgttgttgttgttgtatgatgttagtgttgttgtatgatgttagtgttgttgtatgatgttagtgttgttgttgtatgatgttagtgttgttgttgtatgatgttagtgttgttgttgttgttgtatgatgttagtgttgttgttgtatgatgttagtgttgtatgatgttagtgttgttgtatgatgttgttgttgtatgatgttagtgttgttgtatgatgttagtgttgttgtatgatgttagtgttgttgtatgatgttagtgttgttgtatgatgttagtgttgttgttgtatgatgttagtgttgttgtatgatgttagtgttgttgttgtatgatgttagtgttgttgtatgatgttagtgttgttgttgtatgatgttagtgttgttgtatgatgttagtgttgttgttgtatgatgttagtgttgttgtatgatgttagtgttgttgttgtatgatgttagtgttgttgtatgatgttagtgttgttgttgtatgatgttagtgttgttgtatgatgttagtgttgttgttgtatgatgttagtgttgttgttgtatgatgttagtgttgttgttgtatgatgttagtgttgttgtatgatgttagtgttgttgttgtatgatgttagtgttgttgttgttcaggtACCCAGCTGCCCTGCTTCCACGGCTCCAGCACCCTGCGGGGTCTGAAGGAGCGCTTCCACATGTCCCTGAcggaggagcagctgcagctgctggtggaTCAGCTGGTGGACGGCTCCATGAGGTCCATCACCACCAAGCTGTATGACGGCTTCCAGTACCTCACCAATGGCATCATGTGAcctgcagactgtgtgtgtgtgtgtgagagactgtgtgtgtgcgtgttttaTATCGGCACTGCAGAGACTCTGAGCCCTCtgtcagtcctcctcctcctcctcctcctcttgttgtATTCCAGATCATTCTGTTATTCCAGCCGTGAACCCGGGGGGGTTTAATAAGACTAAAGCTGTAGGAGAGATGCACCCCCCCTTTGAACTGAAGACAGACTTTGTTTCCTGAGATGTCCTTATTCTCTCAGAGTATTTTCTCCTGTATTCTTGTGTTTCtcagaacccccccccctcagatTTTCATCTTCTGTTATTCCAGCTTCTTCtctgtttgtagtttttttggTCCGTTTCCTGTTTGATTATTCCAGATTTGGGCGGATGTCCCTGATTGGCTGCTCAGCTGGACTCTTGGCCAATCAGAGAACAGTCCAGTTTTAGTTTGAAAGGTGAACTGTGTTACTGTGGAAACTGCGTCAGAGTGTTTTTACCTGTGTGTCTGCGAGCATTAAAACAAAGCAGCCGGAGCAGCCTCACCTGTCTGAAGTGTGTCATGTTTATTAAGTGTTATAAAGTTATAATCCGAGACGACATGTTCTTAAAAGTCTCCAAATATCCTGCAATTCAAAACATAAACTTCCTGTCCCGCAACTAAAAGTTAGTTGTTATTAATCTGGAATATAAAACTGGAACAAAATGAACAGACGACAAATGGATCAACGATTGAAACTCTTCTGATCTGTGTCCAATTtttttttgaatatatattcagaTTTACAGAAATGAAATCAGCATTTAAGtgtttagatttatttttcaaaaaatctctgaatttttacttttttcaaaaattCAGAGATTTTTCTAAAATTCTGACTTTCagaattaaaaagagaaagtcgacattttggagaaaaatctgagatttgaaaaaaagtcagaacttttaggaaaaaagtgataacttttgaaaaaacatccaacagattgggagacaaaaagtgtttaaaaggGGGTGATGAGGGCCACATGTAGGAGTTGGAATCATGAGGAAAtggtgggacatttttaaaagtcgaaatttagaaaaaaagtcagatcttttattAAAGTTCATTTAACTGATTCAAATATATTAAGTCAATATATTCTATATTGTTAAATTcaaagaataataaaacaaattcaaacaaaataatcatcttcatttattaaatactatTAACGCCCAATGTCAcataaatgtaacttttcaGAGATCTGACACTAGGGGacaatgtcagaaatgtgttcTGATGTATcggcagcatcagagccggtgacaccagcagaatccataaactgatcaggaaagctggctctgtgctcagcatcaaactggaccctttagaggctgtggtggagaggaggactctgaacagactgctgtccatcatggataacccccccccccacacacagctggaaggacagggagctccttctccaacagactgctccagctctgctgtcaccaggacaggttcaggagaaccttcctgccctctgcagtaactctgtacagtaactcccctctggctgcaggactctctgtGAGCTGGACGTGCTCTCTGTACACTGAGATTATATTGATtcaatattccatttcattgcactattcactatctgtatatttcttatttctatttctaatgatttgttttgcttcatattgtattttgctgcggtaacgacaaacatt of the Eleginops maclovinus isolate JMC-PN-2008 ecotype Puerto Natales chromosome 4, JC_Emac_rtc_rv5, whole genome shotgun sequence genome contains:
- the LOC134862726 gene encoding uncharacterized protein LOC134862726 isoform X1, whose product is MGKCKFNDNWLSIGQFADWLKRVPADDSEAYCTFCKRTLKLGTLGIKALEFHTKSSKHQESANAARNSHGIAQFCSVASSTSSINNTGNIRDLLGSTDTMKAEVLWALNTVAKHQSCRSNDGIGELFQAMFPDSTVAKTFQCGRDKTSYILRFGVAEFVKKELISKVTGPFVIMFDESLNHATKRKQLDLHVRYWDDGQVQSRYVGSQFMGHATANDLLKEIKECAGHLDLSKLISISMDGPNVDKILRALHTLLHNVPARREDYEKTTRSTRFPLTWCGHRWLENLPVVIRALDIWSSMLVYTNAVRRKELPNPGTGSFAVIEEAQKDPLTLPKLQFFRSIAQLFDPFLRKYQTEEPVMPYLGKDLAELIKSLMRRFVKREVLQDITTAQLTKLDIGDKNILMPVHCVDIGLGAEEALKNSKSSDLRILEFKRDCMQGLSSMVKKVQEKSPLKYSTVRQMDCLDPTVMSSDPDGCKAKMKGLVQTFLLNRQLAGGVCAGDTILQQFDAALSVECRHEDFISFKPMQKRLDVFLHGFIGKAYPDLWAFCKTLLLLSHGQASVERGFSVNKEIETENMQEETLVAHRLVYDYVAIHGGVTKVPLTLDLMKSVMAARSRYRVHLDEQRKKKETETQGKKRAHAEEQLQDLKVKRDSLHKVTESLGKEADELAEQAEGKAGSKMAHLISKSNALRRAAKDKLSQLKVLGDEIATKSAELKSM
- the LOC134862726 gene encoding uncharacterized protein LOC134862726 isoform X2, with translation MGKCKFNDNWLSIGQFADWLKRVPADDSEAYCTFCKRTLKLGTLGIKALEFHTKSSKHQESANAARNSHGIAQFCSVASSTSSINNTGNIRDLLGSTDTMKAEVLWALNTVAKHQSCRSNDGIGELFQAMFPDSTVAKTFQCGRDKTSYILRFGVAEFVKKELISKVTGPFVIMFDESLNHATKRKQLDLHVRYWDDGQVQSRYVGSQFMGHATANDLLKEIKECAGHLDLSKLISISMDGPNVDKILRALHTLLHNVPARREDYEKTTRSTRFPLTWCGHRWLENLPVVIRALDIWSSMLVYTNAVRRKELPNPGTGSFAVIEEAQKDPLTLPKLQFFRSIAQLFDPFLRKYQTEEPVMPYLGKDLAELIKSLMRRFVKREVLQDITTAQLTKLDIGDTILQQFDAALSVECRHEDFISFKPMQKRLDVFLHGFIGKAYPDLWAFCKTLLLLSHGQASVERGFSVNKEIETENMQEETLVAHRLVYDYVAIHGGVTKVPLTLDLMKSVMAARSRYRVHLDEQRKKKETETQGKKRAHAEEQLQDLKVKRDSLHKVTESLGKEADELAEQAEGKAGSKMAHLISKSNALRRAAKDKLSQLKVLGDEIATKSAELKSM